The following proteins come from a genomic window of Populus nigra chromosome 6, ddPopNigr1.1, whole genome shotgun sequence:
- the LOC133696545 gene encoding uncharacterized protein LOC133696545, with product MLCLNKKTNELSSLLPRNQTRLLISFLKNKEREREIDSRRMVEMATGSSTTTIQNSGSSLSSSESILTNYPLISAFLAFAIAQSIKFFTSWYKERRWDLKQLVGSGGMPSSHSATVAALAMAVGFQEGFGGSLFSIALILACVVMYDATGVRLQAGRQAEVLNQILYELPAEHPLSESRPLRELLGHTPPQVIAGGLLGLVTAVIGHLITILTTSRS from the exons ATGCTCTGTCTTAACAAGAAAACAAACGAACTCTCTTCTCTCCTTCCGAGAAACCAGACTCGTCTTCTAATTtcctttctgaaaaataaagagagagagagagagatcgatTCAAGGAGGATGGTTGAGATGGCTACTGGGTCGTCGACGACGACGATCCAAAACTCGGGGTCTTCTTTATCGTCGTCGGAGTCAATATTGACGAATTATCCACTGATCTCTGCTTTTCTTGCCTTCGCTATTGCCCAATCTATTAAGTTTTTCACCTCCTG GTATAAGGAAAGACGATGGGATCTTAAGCAGCTAGTTGGATCTGGTGGAATGCCATCCTCACATTCTGCTACAGTTGCTGCTCTTGCCATGGCCGTTGGATTCCAAGAGGGCTTCGGAGGATCGTTGTTTTCGATTGCATTGATATTAGCATGcgtt GTGATGTATGATGCAACAGGTGTAAGACTACAGGCTGGACGCCAAGCAGAG GTCCTGAATCAAATCCTGTATGAACTCCCTGCTGAACATCCTCTTTCTGAGAGCAGACCGCTGCGTGAACTTCTTGGGCACACCCCGCCTCAG gTTATTGCTGGCGGTTTGCTTGGTCTTGTCACAGCAGTTATTGGCCATCTGATCACGATCCTGACAACTAGTCGAAGTTGA